Proteins found in one Crassostrea angulata isolate pt1a10 chromosome 3, ASM2561291v2, whole genome shotgun sequence genomic segment:
- the LOC128176132 gene encoding repulsive guidance molecule B-like isoform X1: protein MFVILKQRAKSREYRSERSSAGRVEPSVHEWKGMASLSYPPMPPILSLVVIFILVYLIDTSNACGMQLCYDRWRTAASAADNGLIKPPNGEIPACVAHRTHLFCLIAEELNCRTNLQYQMTKRGIIHKMKNDKCYEGGDVFNASAVMDKGIIIRPNNLICTFRSKYDKTPIKYQHCGLFGDPHLRTFKDEFQTCKVEGAWSLVQNKYIMIMVTNNPVKDHGAATATSKLTVVIKKNEDCASHDFVTYRARTNYLPGTFENGRSDVGPDKSVAIQVMEPGKHVEIYLRFIDTTIRVRQIGRYFTFAIKMPQEIVEQSLGDDTQQLCVQGCPEQEQINYKKYLAEKRKIMDLNQGDIAMTSERASELCRQSQVVDFYFDSCVFDLMTTGDENFTIAAHQLLEDLTELSPDIVKTQENRTYLNYEEIHPSSGCRLKSNFIPWTCALAVLLCFLFDQRNS, encoded by the exons atgtttgTCATTCTGAAACAGAGAGCAAAATCCAG AGAGTATCGGAGTGAACGTTCATCGGCTGGCCGAGTTGAACCCTCTGTACACGAATGGAAGGGTATGGCCTCCCTGTCTTATCCACCTATGCCCCCTATCCTGAGCTTGGTGGTTATTTTTATTCTGGTGTACTTAATCGACACAA GTAATGCCTGTGGCATGCAATTGTGTTATGATCGTTGGAGAACGGCTGCAAGTGCAGCGGACAATGGCTTGATCAAACCACCTAATGGAGAAATTCCTGCATGTGTAGCACACCGCACTCACTTATTTTGTCTTATAGCGGAGGAGCTAAACTGCCGCACCAACTTGCAATATCAGATGACCAAACGTGGAATAatccacaaaatgaaaaatgacaaatgtTACGAAGGTGGAGATGTTTTTAACGCGAGTGCAGTAATGGACAAAGGTATAATTATACGGCCAAACAATTTGATTTGTACTTTTCGAAGTAAATACGATAAAACTCCGATCAAGTACCAGCATTGTGGACTGTTCGGTGATCCACATTTACGAACGTTTAAGGACGAATTTCAAACATGCAAAGTGGAGGGTGCTTGGTCACTAGTACAGAACAAGTACATTATGATTATGGTCACAAATAACCCAGTAAAAGACCACGGTGCAGCCACTGCCACAAGCAAG ttgaCTGTTGTGATAAAGAAGAATGAAGACTGTGCTTCACATGACTTTGTGACGTATAGAGCGCGGACTAACTACTTACCAGGAACGTTCGAAAATGGCCGCTCCGATGTCGGACCAGACAAAAGCGTGGCCATACAAGTGATGGAACCTGGGAAGCATGTAGAAATTTATTTACGGTTCATTGATACTACCATACGGGTGCGACAGATTGGACGCTATTTCACTTTTGCCATAAAAATGCCGCAAGAAATTGTGGAACAGTCACTAGGCGATGATACTCAGCAATTATGTGTGCAAGGATGCCCCGAACAGGagcaaattaattataaaaaatatctggCCGAGAAGCGAAAAATTATGGACCTGAATCAGGGCGATATTGCAATGACCAGTGAACGAGCGAGCGAGTTGTGTCGGCAGTCGCAAGTTGTGGATTTTTATTTCGATTCGTGTGTGTTTGATCTCATGACCACTGGGGACGAGAATTTCACCATTGCAGCACATCAGTTATTGGAGGATTTAACAGAACTATCGCCAGACATTGTAAAAACTCAGGAAAATAGAACATATTTGAACTACGAAGAAATCCATCCGTCTAGTGGTTGCAGATTAAAAAGTAACTTTATTCCTTGGACTTGTGCTTTAGCAGTTCTcttgtgttttttatttgatcagaGGAACTCATAA
- the LOC128176132 gene encoding repulsive guidance molecule B-like isoform X2, translating to MSRDHILNSREYRSERSSAGRVEPSVHEWKGMASLSYPPMPPILSLVVIFILVYLIDTSNACGMQLCYDRWRTAASAADNGLIKPPNGEIPACVAHRTHLFCLIAEELNCRTNLQYQMTKRGIIHKMKNDKCYEGGDVFNASAVMDKGIIIRPNNLICTFRSKYDKTPIKYQHCGLFGDPHLRTFKDEFQTCKVEGAWSLVQNKYIMIMVTNNPVKDHGAATATSKLTVVIKKNEDCASHDFVTYRARTNYLPGTFENGRSDVGPDKSVAIQVMEPGKHVEIYLRFIDTTIRVRQIGRYFTFAIKMPQEIVEQSLGDDTQQLCVQGCPEQEQINYKKYLAEKRKIMDLNQGDIAMTSERASELCRQSQVVDFYFDSCVFDLMTTGDENFTIAAHQLLEDLTELSPDIVKTQENRTYLNYEEIHPSSGCRLKSNFIPWTCALAVLLCFLFDQRNS from the exons ATGTCACGTGATCATATCTTGAATAGCAG AGAGTATCGGAGTGAACGTTCATCGGCTGGCCGAGTTGAACCCTCTGTACACGAATGGAAGGGTATGGCCTCCCTGTCTTATCCACCTATGCCCCCTATCCTGAGCTTGGTGGTTATTTTTATTCTGGTGTACTTAATCGACACAA GTAATGCCTGTGGCATGCAATTGTGTTATGATCGTTGGAGAACGGCTGCAAGTGCAGCGGACAATGGCTTGATCAAACCACCTAATGGAGAAATTCCTGCATGTGTAGCACACCGCACTCACTTATTTTGTCTTATAGCGGAGGAGCTAAACTGCCGCACCAACTTGCAATATCAGATGACCAAACGTGGAATAatccacaaaatgaaaaatgacaaatgtTACGAAGGTGGAGATGTTTTTAACGCGAGTGCAGTAATGGACAAAGGTATAATTATACGGCCAAACAATTTGATTTGTACTTTTCGAAGTAAATACGATAAAACTCCGATCAAGTACCAGCATTGTGGACTGTTCGGTGATCCACATTTACGAACGTTTAAGGACGAATTTCAAACATGCAAAGTGGAGGGTGCTTGGTCACTAGTACAGAACAAGTACATTATGATTATGGTCACAAATAACCCAGTAAAAGACCACGGTGCAGCCACTGCCACAAGCAAG ttgaCTGTTGTGATAAAGAAGAATGAAGACTGTGCTTCACATGACTTTGTGACGTATAGAGCGCGGACTAACTACTTACCAGGAACGTTCGAAAATGGCCGCTCCGATGTCGGACCAGACAAAAGCGTGGCCATACAAGTGATGGAACCTGGGAAGCATGTAGAAATTTATTTACGGTTCATTGATACTACCATACGGGTGCGACAGATTGGACGCTATTTCACTTTTGCCATAAAAATGCCGCAAGAAATTGTGGAACAGTCACTAGGCGATGATACTCAGCAATTATGTGTGCAAGGATGCCCCGAACAGGagcaaattaattataaaaaatatctggCCGAGAAGCGAAAAATTATGGACCTGAATCAGGGCGATATTGCAATGACCAGTGAACGAGCGAGCGAGTTGTGTCGGCAGTCGCAAGTTGTGGATTTTTATTTCGATTCGTGTGTGTTTGATCTCATGACCACTGGGGACGAGAATTTCACCATTGCAGCACATCAGTTATTGGAGGATTTAACAGAACTATCGCCAGACATTGTAAAAACTCAGGAAAATAGAACATATTTGAACTACGAAGAAATCCATCCGTCTAGTGGTTGCAGATTAAAAAGTAACTTTATTCCTTGGACTTGTGCTTTAGCAGTTCTcttgtgttttttatttgatcagaGGAACTCATAA